From Vairimorpha necatrix chromosome 9, complete sequence, one genomic window encodes:
- a CDS encoding NAD kinase codes for MFLIVTKSEETDHSKFRHLTSHISTLQDIESSMPLLDKYRAIIVLGGDGTILRLCQLYKSLPCIIPVNHGTLGFLTTYNKDHTVEDLSDRSMMKIERRRLVINSTHYFLNEIVVTSRVRRLNTFEISIKDKIDKLVLKGDSLIISTMTGSSAYNHSIHGPLLLTDDVYLINLVAPCKSLFRPLVVNIKDTVEVSCEGGLVLIDGKEHEMSRVKVEYDGNSVCFLADETYKKNKKIIDLLNNTNL; via the coding sequence ATGTTCTTGATAGTAACAAAGTCTGAAGAAACTGATCACTCTAAATTCAGGCATCTTACTAGTCATATTAGTACTCTACAAGACATAGAGTCCTCCATGCCTCTACTAGATAAATACAGAGCCATCATAGTACTAGGAGGAGACGGGACTATCCTGAGACTCTGTCAACTCTACAAGTCTCTACCTTGTATCATACCAGTAAATCATGGGACACTGGGATTTCTTACAACATATAATAAAGATCATACAGTAGAAGACTTATCTGATAGATCTATGATGAAGATAGAGAGAAGGCGCTTAGTAATAAATAGTACTCATTATTTCTTGAATGAGATCGTAGTCACTTCCAGAGTCAGGAGACTCAATACATTTGAGATTTCTATAAAGGACAAGATTGATAAATTAGTCCTCAAGGGAGATAGTCTGATAATCTCCACTATGACTGGGTCATCAGCCTACAATCACTCTATCCATGGGCCACTGCTCCTGACTGATGATGTCTACTTGATAAATCTAGTCGCCCCCTGTAAGAGTCTCTTCAGGCCACTAGTGGTGAATATCAAGGATACAGTAGAAGTGTCCTGTGAGGGGGGACTAGTCCTTATAGACGGGAAGGAGCATGAGATGAGCAGAGTCAAAGTAGAATATGATGGGAACAGTGTGTGCTTCTTAGCAGATGAGACTTATAAGAAGAATAAGAAGATAATAGACTTATTAAACAACACTAACTTATAA
- a CDS encoding putative SP-containing protein: MYLIILSFTICSSLSTNIHPLSTNYEWDYNQDGSKKIFPGQFGNLILKFKNENEKSLFFNIQSFVLNWAESFDKLTNNMKSFVNVIDEEVRNNRADKVLYDKIFNVLKVFRSFNVHQFVSSKEVQFNIDFKTVLSFHEYIKEKIEMLSDEMFRYFKNELMREYSLREISKEEIRILNIVKRLEGDMERIFGSIKEVSDLNENILEILKR; the protein is encoded by the coding sequence ATGTATTTGATTATTCTTAGCTTTACTATTTGTTCATCTCTATCCACTAATATACATCCACTTTCTACTAATTATGAGTGGGATTACAACCAAGACGGCAGTAAGAAGATATTTCCCGGTCAGTTTGgtaatttaatattgaaatttaaaaatgaaaatgaaaaaagtttattttttaatattcaGTCATTTGTCCTCAATTGGGCTGAATCTTTCGATAAGTTGACTAATAACATGAAGTCTTTTGTAAATGTTATTGACGAAGAAGTTAGAAATAATAGAGCTgataaagttttatatgataaaatttttaatgtattaaaagtttttagaTCTTTTAATGTACACCAGTTTGTATCAAGTAAAGAAGTACAGtttaatattgattttaagACAGTACTCAGTTTTCATGAGTATATTAAAGAGAAGATTGAGATGTTGAGTGATGAGATgtttagatattttaagaATGAGTTAATGAGAGAATATTCCTTAAGGGAGATAAGTAAGGAAGAGATAAGGATTTTGAATATTGTGAAAAGACTAGAGGGAGATATGGAGAGGATATTTGGGAGTATTAAAGAAGTAAGTGACTTGAATGAGAATATActtgaaatattaaagaggtaa
- a CDS encoding exopolyphosphatase: protein MIEIKESIGIFLKENKKKITGYPIDICMGDQSCDLSSFISSLVLAHAMNVIFVVNMKKDVFESKGELIWVCEKFQINIDDLIFLESPIGWPFKRTFNEYIYFKMGDQKIGLNYLSLILVNHNEITVEINRYPIKMIIDRHRLVPQISKSKTIYIDPEVGSTATLVSMYLSNDLSKKVKEKPKRYQINTNKLCSQIASLLIIPIIVDTNFLKKRISFNDIEQYKKLKRIACLSKKELKNNIKSIKKARRNDQFQSTSIILLKNYKYRSEHIYNYGISVIKCRV, encoded by the coding sequence ATGattgaaataaaagaaagtatagggatttttttgaaagaaaataagaaaaaaattactggTTATCCTATAGATATTTGTATGGGCGACCAGTCATGCGATCTCAGCTCGTTTATAAGTTCATTAGTACTAGCCCACGCTATGAATGTAATCTTTGTAGTAAACATGAAAAAAGATGTATTTGAAAGTAAAGGAGAATTGATTTGGGTCTGcgaaaaatttcaaataaatatcgACGATTTAATATTCCTAGAAAGTCCTATAGGATGGCCTTTTAAAAGAACTTTTAATgagtatatatattttaaaatgggCGATCAAAAAATAGGTTTAAATTACTTAAGCTTAATACTTGTTAATCATAATGAAATTACTGTTGAAATAAATCGTTAtccaataaaaatgataatagATCGTCATAGATTAGTTCCTCAAATATCAAAATCTAAGACTATTTATATTGACCCTGAAGTAGGATCAACGGCTACATTAGTATCAATGTACCTATCAAAtgatttatcaaaaaaagtaaaagaaAAACCTAAAAGATATCAAATTAACACAAATAAACTATGCTCTCAGATAGCTTCATTACTTATAATCCCAATTATAGTCGacacaaattttttaaaaaaaaggattagttttaatgatattgaacaatataaaaaattaaaaagaattgCTTGTTTGtctaaaaaagaattaaaaaacaacataaaaagtataaaaaaagcaCGAAGAAATGATCAATTTCAAAGTACAAgcattattttattaaaaaattataaatatcgCAGTGAGCACATTTATAACTACGGTATCTCTGTTATAAAATGTAGGGTTTAG
- a CDS encoding putative phosphoesterase, which yields MVNIKYKFENWIDRETHNVQKFEENEKEPGLYSQLKAFKNVKGLDFYIVFTKIKSVETVIILDYPYIETLSDELKLKKIEYKGMTYYIMEKNVKRKMLLRKISEVITRKENLIF from the coding sequence atggttaacataaaatataaatttgaaaattgGATCGATCGAGAAACTCATAATGtacaaaaatttgaagaaaaCGAAAAGGAACCTGGCCTTTATTCTCAACTAAaagcttttaaaaatgttaagGGGTTAgacttttatattgtattcactaaaattaaaagtgTAGAAACTGTTATTATACTAGATTATCCATATATTGAAACTTTATCAGATGAGcttaaacttaaaaaaattgaatataaaGGAATGACCTATTATATTAtggaaaaaaatgtaaagaGAAAGATGTTACTAAGAAAAATCTCTGAGGTAATTACAAGAAAAGagaatttaattttctaa